A single genomic interval of Isorropodon fossajaponicum endosymbiont JTNG4 harbors:
- a CDS encoding HU family DNA-binding protein, with amino-acid sequence MNKSDLVAAIAQTSNLTKADAARALDAMTGAITSALASGDNVAITGFGSFVVRDRAARTGRNPQTGEAIQIKASKVPAFKAGKLLKESVNS; translated from the coding sequence ATGAATAAGTCAGATTTAGTTGCAGCAATTGCACAAACTTCCAATTTAACAAAAGCAGATGCAGCTCGTGCATTGGATGCAATGACAGGCGCAATTACCTCAGCATTAGCCAGTGGTGATAATGTAGCCATTACAGGTTTTGGTAGTTTTGTTGTTCGTGATCGTGCAGCACGTACTGGTCGCAATCCTCAAACGGGCGAAGCAATCCAAATTAAGGCCTCTAAAGTGCCTGCATTTAAAGCAGGTAAATTACTTAAAGAATCGGTTAATTCTTAG
- a CDS encoding DsbE family thiol:disulfide interchange protein → MKKFLPLVLFVVLAGFLYIGLGLDPKKLPSPLIGKTFPNLQVEDFNTAEIYAIQDKLQGKISLVNVWASWCVTCRAEHEMLMQIAKTNSLQILGINYKDTKKDGNIFLTRLGNPYDSIVFDQLGKLGLELGVYATPETFIIDQQGIIRFKRIGELTLRIWERQILPLISQLKNSTR, encoded by the coding sequence ATGAAAAAATTTCTACCTCTAGTTTTATTTGTTGTATTGGCTGGATTTTTATATATAGGTCTTGGGCTTGATCCTAAAAAATTGCCCTCGCCTTTGATTGGTAAAACATTTCCAAATTTACAAGTTGAAGACTTTAATACTGCTGAAATTTATGCTATTCAAGATAAATTACAAGGAAAAATATCTCTGGTTAATGTTTGGGCCTCTTGGTGCGTTACTTGTAGAGCAGAGCACGAAATGCTCATGCAAATAGCCAAAACTAATTCATTGCAAATATTGGGTATCAATTATAAAGACACCAAAAAGGATGGCAACATTTTTTTAACCAGACTTGGCAACCCGTATGATTCAATTGTATTTGACCAATTAGGCAAACTTGGCCTTGAGTTAGGCGTGTATGCCACGCCTGAAACTTTTATCATTGACCAACAAGGCATTATTCGTTTTAAGCGTATTGGTGAATTAACGCTGCGAATTTGGGAAAGGCAAATTTTGCCACTAATTAGCCAACTAAAAAATAGCACAAGATAA
- the ccmE gene encoding cytochrome c maturation protein CcmE, producing the protein MMTKRQNRMTLVALLVIGVSLAGYFGLKAFNENLLYFFSPTDVTEGKTPKGKSFRLGGMVTKDSVKRDGIRVTFDVTDYANTFRVNYSGILPDLFKEGQGIITTGSLINGVFMATEVLAKHDENYMPPEVADALEKAKNKQ; encoded by the coding sequence ATTATGACAAAACGACAAAATAGAATGACATTGGTTGCTTTACTGGTAATAGGTGTGAGCTTGGCAGGTTATTTCGGCTTAAAAGCCTTTAACGAAAATTTATTGTACTTTTTTTCCCCTACTGATGTTACCGAAGGCAAGACGCCAAAAGGTAAAAGCTTTCGTTTAGGCGGTATGGTTACTAAGGATAGTGTTAAACGTGACGGCATTAGAGTTACGTTTGATGTTACCGATTATGCCAACACCTTTCGTGTTAATTATTCAGGGATTTTGCCTGATTTATTTAAAGAAGGTCAAGGTATTATTACAACCGGTTCTTTAATTAATGGTGTTTTCATGGCAACTGAAGTGCTCGCCAAGCACGATGAGAACTACATGCCACCAGAAGTGGCTGATGCATTAGAAAAAGCTAAAAACAAACAATGA
- the ccmD gene encoding heme exporter protein CcmD: MTLAEYFSFLPYGKYAFYIWFSYLTTLIVIATLFIRTRSIHKNAIKQLRIKYLREG; the protein is encoded by the coding sequence GTGACCTTAGCAGAATATTTTTCTTTTCTCCCGTATGGAAAGTATGCCTTTTATATTTGGTTTTCTTATTTGACAACCTTGATTGTGATTGCAACTTTATTTATACGCACACGTTCTATCCACAAAAATGCAATCAAACAGTTGCGCATTAAATATTTAAGAGAAGGATAA
- a CDS encoding heme ABC transporter permease codes for MWKWIQAFASPKNFYQISQKIIPWFLFPFIVLALVGLYWGLIVAPIDYQQGESYRIMFIHVPAAWMSTFIYLVLAISGGIGLIWQIKLAYVVAKVSAPIGAAFTFLALVTGAVWGKPMWGTWWVWDARLTSELILLFLYLAYMSLNNAFDNPKTASKASSVLAIVGLVNLPIIHYSVKWWNTLHQGASVSVSKVTIQDADMLIALLLMGMAFKFLYGALMLMRARDEVLVTEQNSSWVKKIIMEYKQ; via the coding sequence ATGTGGAAATGGATTCAAGCGTTTGCTTCGCCTAAAAACTTCTATCAAATTAGTCAAAAAATCATCCCTTGGTTTTTATTTCCTTTTATTGTTTTAGCTCTGGTTGGTTTGTACTGGGGATTGATTGTGGCACCCATTGATTACCAGCAAGGTGAGAGTTATCGCATTATGTTTATTCATGTGCCTGCTGCATGGATGAGTACGTTTATTTATTTGGTATTGGCGATTTCGGGCGGTATTGGTCTGATTTGGCAAATTAAATTAGCATATGTGGTTGCCAAGGTGTCAGCACCCATTGGGGCGGCGTTTACTTTTTTAGCTTTGGTTACTGGCGCAGTTTGGGGCAAGCCGATGTGGGGCACTTGGTGGGTGTGGGACGCGCGTTTAACTTCAGAGTTAATTTTGCTGTTTTTGTATTTGGCTTATATGTCACTTAACAATGCATTTGACAACCCTAAAACCGCATCTAAGGCCTCTTCAGTGTTGGCTATTGTGGGCTTGGTTAATTTGCCTATTATTCATTATTCGGTTAAGTGGTGGAATACATTACACCAAGGAGCGTCAGTCAGTGTTAGTAAAGTGACCATTCAAGATGCTGATATGTTGATCGCACTATTATTAATGGGTATGGCATTTAAGTTTTTATATGGTGCGCTTATGTTGATGAGGGCTAGAGATGAGGTGTTGGTGACAGAGCAAAACTCTAGTTGGGTTAAAAAAATAATTATGGAGTATAAACAGTGA
- the tsaB gene encoding tRNA (adenosine(37)-N6)-threonylcarbamoyltransferase complex dimerization subunit type 1 TsaB, with product MMNLLAIDTCTNTCSVSLHTQGETFSRLVQGVEKSSGLILSLCDEIFELGQLSPSALDGIIYTKGPGAFTGVRMCVSVVQGISLAHNIPTMGFSTLELLGFGAFKKYNTNKIAIALDARMSEIYWGIYQNQALSKESLQKPNEVDTLGKDFIGVGSGWGAYENELIQQTGINTYIADFYPKAENLIALYLIYVNKNINFSNKLALPTYLRNNVAHKSLK from the coding sequence ATGATGAATTTATTAGCAATTGATACGTGTACTAATACGTGCTCAGTGAGTCTACATACTCAAGGTGAAACATTTTCTCGTTTGGTTCAAGGTGTGGAGAAAAGTTCAGGTTTAATATTATCACTTTGTGATGAGATTTTTGAGTTGGGTCAATTATCACCATCTGCCTTGGATGGTATTATTTACACCAAAGGCCCTGGTGCTTTTACAGGAGTAAGGATGTGCGTTAGTGTGGTTCAGGGTATATCATTGGCACATAATATTCCGACAATGGGGTTTTCAACACTTGAGTTGCTTGGATTTGGTGCGTTTAAAAAATACAATACTAACAAGATTGCGATTGCACTTGACGCGCGTATGAGCGAGATATATTGGGGTATTTATCAAAATCAAGCCCTATCTAAAGAAAGCTTACAAAAGCCTAATGAGGTGGATACACTTGGAAAAGATTTTATTGGTGTGGGCAGTGGATGGGGTGCTTATGAAAATGAACTTATTCAACAAACAGGTATTAACACTTATATTGCCGATTTTTATCCAAAGGCTGAAAACCTTATAGCGCTTTACTTAATCTATGTTAACAAAAACATCAATTTTAGCAATAAGTTAGCATTGCCAACTTATTTACGTAATAATGTTGCACATAAGTCGCTAAAATAA
- a CDS encoding biosynthetic peptidoglycan transglycosylase, whose product MFKQLTIAKFFIILILLSTVIFAVYLSHLSQLLDDAFSDKVSTDTLSFEQQLKVMINMLLLMEDQSFFEHSGVDFKEISRVVRDYIFYDKPLRGASTITMQLIKNTLLNRERSLGRKVKEALMALLLEHSFDKKFILNRYINTVYLGQKGNISIHSFTNAARFYFNKDLVLLSLEEMVMLVALVKGPDYYHPVRHSLRLLKRKQLVLSIYHKFEKIVK is encoded by the coding sequence TTGTTTAAACAACTAACCATTGCTAAATTTTTCATCATTTTAATTTTGCTAAGTACGGTAATTTTTGCTGTGTATTTAAGTCATTTAAGCCAGTTACTTGATGATGCGTTTTCTGACAAGGTAAGCACAGATACTTTGAGTTTTGAGCAGCAGCTGAAAGTGATGATTAATATGCTTTTACTGATGGAAGACCAATCATTTTTTGAACATTCTGGTGTAGATTTTAAAGAAATTAGCAGGGTTGTTCGTGATTATATATTTTATGACAAGCCGCTTCGCGGGGCGAGTACCATAACGATGCAGTTAATCAAAAATACCTTACTAAATAGAGAGCGAAGTTTGGGGCGAAAAGTCAAAGAAGCATTGATGGCATTATTATTGGAACATTCGTTTGATAAAAAATTCATACTCAATCGTTATATAAATACTGTGTATTTAGGTCAAAAAGGCAATATAAGTATTCATAGTTTTACCAATGCTGCTCGGTTTTATTTTAATAAAGATCTAGTATTGTTATCATTAGAAGAAATGGTCATGCTTGTGGCTTTGGTTAAAGGCCCTGATTACTACCATCCAGTTAGGCATTCGTTAAGGCTGCTTAAACGCAAGCAATTGGTTTTATCTATCTATCATAAGTTTGAGAAAATTGTAAAATAG
- the rpsF gene encoding 30S ribosomal protein S6, with the protein MRHYEITLIVHPDQSAQVGTMMDKYKEITTTGGGKIHREEDWGRKHLAYPIKKIYKAHYLMMNIECDQEVLNKLNYNFRFNDAILRNLVTSEDKAITTPSIMMVNKDKEKGKS; encoded by the coding sequence ATGAGACATTATGAGATTACACTTATTGTCCACCCTGACCAATCAGCTCAGGTAGGCACAATGATGGACAAGTACAAAGAAATTACCACCACTGGTGGTGGCAAAATTCACAGAGAGGAAGACTGGGGGCGTAAACATTTAGCCTATCCAATCAAAAAAATTTATAAAGCACATTACTTAATGATGAATATTGAGTGCGACCAAGAAGTGCTTAATAAACTTAATTATAATTTTCGTTTTAATGATGCTATTCTTAGAAATTTAGTCACTTCTGAAGATAAAGCAATCACCACACCTTCAATCATGATGGTTAATAAAGACAAAGAAAAGGGGAAATCATAA
- the rpsR gene encoding 30S ribosomal protein S18: protein MAKQVKRKRRPQIKINTFCRFTAAGVTRIDYKDVDTLLKNIDESGKITPSRMTGTSAKFQRQLTTAIKRARFLALIPYTDKHKK, encoded by the coding sequence ATGGCCAAACAAGTAAAAAGAAAACGTAGACCTCAAATTAAAATTAACACTTTTTGTCGTTTTACGGCAGCAGGCGTTACAAGAATAGATTATAAAGATGTTGATACACTACTTAAAAACATTGATGAAAGTGGGAAAATCACACCATCAAGAATGACAGGCACCAGTGCTAAATTTCAACGCCAACTAACAACCGCCATTAAAAGAGCTAGATTTTTAGCCCTTATTCCTTATACTGACAAGCACAAGAAATAG
- the rplI gene encoding 50S ribosomal protein L9: protein MQVILLEKIQKLGNLGNLANVKAGYARNFLIPQGKVKPATKTNLAEFELIKAGLQASEAETLKNAQAIEAKMTGTVCTIQVHADEEGKLFGSINTTNIQTSLATSGFEVERRNINMPEAIRHTGEYEISVDLHTDITVSIKVVIEASQKA from the coding sequence ATGCAAGTAATTTTATTAGAAAAAATCCAAAAATTAGGCAACTTAGGCAATTTAGCCAATGTTAAAGCGGGCTATGCTCGTAACTTTTTAATTCCTCAAGGTAAAGTTAAGCCTGCAACTAAAACAAACTTGGCTGAATTTGAATTGATTAAAGCCGGGCTACAAGCTAGCGAAGCTGAAACACTTAAAAATGCACAAGCGATTGAGGCTAAGATGACAGGTACTGTTTGTACCATTCAAGTTCATGCAGATGAAGAGGGCAAATTGTTTGGCTCTATCAATACCACTAACATTCAAACAAGCCTGGCAACAAGCGGTTTTGAAGTTGAAAGACGCAATATCAACATGCCTGAGGCAATTCGCCATACAGGTGAGTATGAAATTAGTGTTGATTTGCATACAGATATTACAGTGAGTATTAAAGTTGTTATTGAGGCCTCTCAAAAAGCGTAA
- the dnaB gene encoding replicative DNA helicase, which translates to MDIKNAKIPPNSIESEQSVLGGLLLHNEAWDRVADILTEADFYNASHRIIFNAISTLLQHDQPADILTVKEQVKKTGSEETIGGFVYLAQIAENTPSISNIEAYAKHVRELSVYRQLIVVSHEIADTAYHPKEMEVQELIDLSEKKIFEIAEQVTRGKQDITNVKDIIKDVVNRVHEMQESSGISGLETGFSELDKLTSGLQNGDLIIIAGRPSMGKTALSMNIIEHVAITAKEPKPVAVFSLEMPTEQLVMRMISSFGHIEGSKLRNTMTETDWNSFNHAVLALEKSTVLIDETPSITPTEIRAKCRRLKRQYPDLALIMVDYLQLMTVHGKSENRVQEISEISRSLKALAKEINVPVLALSQLNRAVESRPKAGKGRMPQMSDLRESGSIEQDADIIGFIYRDQQYHDDTYSNPEEVGKADLKIVKHRNGATGLIKLAFIGEYARFEDLANEDQFHDMVDEQIDTAYAHNMADFDQEPF; encoded by the coding sequence ATGGATATCAAAAACGCCAAAATACCACCCAATTCAATCGAATCAGAGCAATCTGTTTTAGGTGGCTTATTGCTACACAATGAAGCATGGGATCGTGTTGCAGATATTTTAACCGAGGCAGATTTTTACAACGCCTCGCATAGAATTATTTTTAATGCCATTAGTACCCTATTGCAACACGACCAACCTGCTGACATTCTTACGGTTAAAGAGCAAGTTAAAAAAACAGGCTCTGAAGAAACCATTGGTGGCTTTGTTTATTTAGCCCAAATTGCTGAAAACACCCCCAGTATTTCTAACATTGAAGCCTATGCTAAACACGTACGTGAATTATCAGTTTATCGTCAACTGATTGTTGTTAGTCACGAAATTGCTGACACCGCCTATCACCCAAAAGAAATGGAGGTTCAGGAGCTTATTGATCTTTCTGAGAAAAAAATATTTGAAATTGCCGAACAGGTGACTCGTGGAAAACAAGACATTACCAATGTAAAAGACATTATTAAAGATGTTGTCAATCGCGTACACGAAATGCAAGAATCTAGTGGTATAAGTGGTTTAGAAACTGGCTTTAGCGAATTAGACAAATTAACTTCTGGCTTGCAAAATGGTGATTTAATTATCATCGCCGGACGCCCTTCTATGGGCAAAACTGCTCTTTCAATGAACATTATTGAGCACGTTGCTATTACTGCTAAAGAGCCTAAACCAGTTGCAGTATTTAGTTTAGAGATGCCAACCGAACAGTTAGTAATGCGTATGATTTCATCATTTGGCCACATTGAAGGCTCAAAACTACGCAACACCATGACTGAAACTGACTGGAACAGCTTTAATCATGCCGTATTAGCTTTGGAAAAATCCACTGTTCTTATTGATGAAACCCCTTCCATTACACCAACAGAAATTCGCGCAAAATGTCGGCGGCTAAAACGCCAATATCCTGACTTGGCACTAATTATGGTAGATTACTTACAACTGATGACCGTACATGGAAAAAGTGAAAATAGGGTGCAAGAAATCTCTGAAATTTCCCGTTCACTCAAAGCTTTGGCCAAAGAAATTAACGTACCTGTGCTTGCTTTGTCACAACTTAATCGTGCTGTTGAATCACGCCCTAAAGCTGGTAAAGGTCGTATGCCACAAATGTCTGATTTACGCGAATCAGGCTCAATTGAGCAAGATGCTGATATTATTGGTTTTATCTATCGCGACCAACAATATCATGATGACACCTATTCAAACCCAGAAGAGGTTGGCAAGGCAGATTTAAAAATTGTCAAACATAGAAACGGTGCTACCGGGCTAATTAAACTAGCTTTTATTGGCGAATATGCACGATTTGAAGATTTAGCTAACGAGGACCAATTTCACGACATGGTTGATGAGCAAATAGACACAGCTTATGCTCATAATATGGCTGATTTTGACCAAGAGCCTTTTTAA
- the alr gene encoding alanine racemase, with product MHAIASISQSALKHNLSIVKKNSPNARIVSMVKSNAYGHHIDLINPIINQSDLLGVSEILEAEKLRKTTSKPILLLSGVIKDQELQQAIKLNCQIMVHDKTQLPVISNTKQAINIWIKINTGMNRLGLSTSEYFDCIKLLENNPLVNIQCVMSHFACADEINHPMNQFQLFEFKKSTRPTIKRSMANSAAILSNPASHFDYVRPGIMLYGVSPFDTIDHNLKPVMQLSAPIMSIKTIKAGDSVGYGATWITDKLTTIATIGIGYGDGYPRHAKNGTPVLVNNTLCPLTGRVSMDLICVDISNVNVSVGDNVILWGNQQLRIETIAKHSATIAYELLTGVSSRVTFINAL from the coding sequence ATGCACGCCATTGCCTCAATTTCGCAATCAGCATTAAAACACAATCTCTCAATTGTAAAAAAAAATTCGCCTAATGCTAGAATAGTTTCTATGGTGAAATCCAATGCTTATGGTCACCATATTGATTTAATTAACCCAATTATTAATCAGTCTGATTTGTTAGGTGTTAGTGAAATCTTGGAAGCAGAAAAATTACGAAAAACAACAAGTAAGCCAATTTTACTTCTATCAGGCGTCATTAAAGACCAAGAACTACAACAAGCCATTAAACTAAATTGCCAAATTATGGTACACGACAAAACTCAACTGCCCGTTATTAGCAACACCAAACAAGCTATCAATATTTGGATAAAAATTAACACAGGCATGAATCGACTAGGCTTATCAACTAGTGAATACTTTGATTGTATAAAGTTACTAGAAAACAACCCACTGGTTAACATCCAATGTGTCATGAGTCATTTCGCTTGTGCTGATGAAATTAACCACCCAATGAATCAATTCCAACTCTTTGAGTTTAAAAAATCAACACGCCCTACTATCAAGCGTTCAATGGCAAATTCTGCTGCAATTTTGTCAAATCCAGCCTCACACTTTGATTATGTTCGCCCTGGCATTATGTTGTATGGTGTTTCTCCTTTTGACACTATTGATCACAATCTTAAACCAGTTATGCAACTATCAGCGCCAATTATGTCAATTAAAACCATCAAAGCTGGTGATTCAGTTGGCTATGGTGCTACTTGGATAACTGACAAACTAACAACCATAGCAACTATTGGCATTGGCTATGGCGATGGCTACCCGCGCCATGCTAAAAATGGCACACCTGTACTAGTTAATAACACCTTATGCCCACTTACAGGTCGCGTATCAATGGATTTAATTTGTGTTGATATAAGTAACGTTAATGTCAGTGTTGGAGATAATGTAATTCTCTGGGGTAATCAGCAGTTACGTATCGAAACCATTGCAAAACATAGCGCTACCATTGCTTATGAACTACTAACAGGTGTTAGTTCTCGAGTGACCTTTATCAATGCCCTATGA
- a CDS encoding metallophosphoesterase family protein has product MSHSFIQISDCHIDDVEHAMGINTHVNLKKIINKIININTDALLISGDLTHNGTITAYKTLQQILSPVQTRLLVISGNHDINNNLNAIFSKNLFSQFTLGKWAIISANSVQTSKTSGFLTKDELIKLDFSLAQSTAKHILIVLHHPIVPMNSAWDDSLSLENPKALFNMLDKYPKIQAILFGHAHQAAEFSRLGVKIISCPSTALQFNNETRIGFNHYTLHDNGQLTIDTQWI; this is encoded by the coding sequence ATGAGCCACAGTTTTATTCAAATTAGTGATTGCCATATTGATGATGTTGAACACGCTATGGGTATTAATACCCATGTCAATTTAAAAAAAATTATCAATAAAATCATCAACATCAATACCGATGCCTTATTAATTAGTGGCGATCTTACCCACAATGGCACAATCACCGCTTACAAAACTTTACAACAAATACTCTCTCCTGTCCAAACAAGGTTGTTAGTTATATCTGGCAATCATGACATTAATAACAATCTGAATGCTATTTTTTCTAAAAATTTATTCAGCCAATTCACACTTGGAAAATGGGCAATTATCAGTGCAAATTCAGTGCAAACATCAAAAACCAGTGGATTTTTAACCAAAGATGAACTCATAAAACTAGACTTTAGTTTAGCGCAATCAACTGCCAAACATATACTCATTGTCTTGCATCACCCGATCGTACCAATGAATAGCGCTTGGGATGATTCACTGTCCTTAGAAAACCCAAAGGCATTGTTTAACATGCTTGATAAATACCCTAAAATACAAGCCATACTATTTGGTCATGCGCATCAAGCAGCTGAATTTAGCAGATTGGGAGTAAAAATTATTTCATGCCCATCAACTGCCTTACAATTTAACAATGAAACTAGGATTGGCTTTAACCATTACACGCTGCATGATAATGGACAACTAACAATTGACACACAATGGATATAG
- a CDS encoding DUF1249 domain-containing protein — translation MKFKIYFDAQLLEVTSVCNQTTLNRVHPYLAQCYNMNIQLELNTFIDKWMDYCLNKYQGKSWQTL, via the coding sequence ATCAAATTTAAAATCTACTTTGACGCACAATTATTAGAAGTCACCTCTGTATGCAATCAAACCACCCTTAATCGCGTTCACCCATATTTAGCACAATGCTATAATATGAATATACAATTGGAGTTAAATACTTTTATCGACAAATGGATGGATTATTGCTTAAATAAATACCAAGGAAAATCATGGCAAACACTGTAA
- a CDS encoding 5'-nucleotidase gives MANTVKKNQTKNKLVIAISSRALFNLDESHKIFKGQGVEAYAKHQEENEEVVLQPGVGFSLVKKLLALNTKKNPIDVILLSRNSADTGLRIFNSIEHYGLNISKAAFTRGESTHNLVGAFEADLFLSSNYQDVQKALESGFAAASIIGSGSQESHETQLRIAFDGDAVIFSDESERIFQEKGLEAFAENEKNSANIALKAGPFKCFLMSLQKIQSAFPAANNPIRTALVTARSAPSHKRVIHTMRQWGIRIDESFFLGGLDKGIFLKEFGADIFFDDQHQHCQSASQYVPTGHVPNGISNQ, from the coding sequence ATGGCAAACACTGTAAAAAAAAATCAAACAAAAAACAAATTGGTCATTGCCATTTCGTCAAGGGCCTTATTTAATCTTGACGAATCGCACAAAATCTTTAAAGGGCAAGGGGTTGAGGCTTACGCCAAACATCAAGAAGAAAATGAAGAGGTTGTTTTACAACCTGGGGTTGGTTTTTCGCTAGTTAAAAAGTTACTCGCACTCAACACCAAAAAAAACCCCATTGATGTCATTCTGCTTTCACGCAATAGTGCTGACACGGGCCTGCGTATTTTTAATTCCATTGAACATTACGGCTTAAACATTTCAAAAGCAGCCTTCACTCGTGGTGAAAGTACGCACAATCTTGTGGGTGCATTTGAAGCAGATTTGTTCTTATCAAGCAATTATCAAGATGTACAAAAAGCCTTAGAATCAGGCTTTGCAGCAGCATCAATCATTGGCTCTGGCTCACAAGAATCACACGAAACTCAACTGCGCATTGCCTTTGATGGTGATGCCGTTATTTTCTCAGATGAATCAGAGAGAATTTTCCAAGAAAAAGGCTTAGAAGCCTTTGCAGAAAATGAAAAAAACTCAGCCAACATTGCACTCAAAGCTGGACCATTTAAGTGCTTTTTAATGTCATTACAAAAAATACAATCTGCCTTCCCAGCAGCAAACAACCCAATCAGAACCGCCCTAGTAACCGCACGCTCAGCACCATCACACAAACGCGTTATTCACACCATGCGTCAATGGGGCATTCGTATTGACGAATCCTTCTTTCTAGGCGGGCTAGACAAAGGCATATTTTTAAAAGAATTCGGCGCTGATATCTTTTTTGATGACCAGCACCAACACTGCCAATCAGCCTCCCAATACGTACCTACAGGACATGTTCCTAACGGTATTAGTAATCAATAA
- a CDS encoding tetratricopeptide repeat protein, with translation MTSLQTLKTQVKKYILILVIVALNTLSPTQAENTNNKNLTLAETPITKALYKPFIERYILDDLKLLRQEQQQLRVDFVEKVANARLDVSDRALRYTADTTTNIFYIITIAATLLVLLGWRSLQDVRDNIKTITSKQISDLTKKYEKRLSEIEDKARVRSEQIISTQQDIANTNLIHSLWVRSGITKSEQEKINIFDEILDLTPDDIEALTYKADTLLDIDEDTWSLSLSNRAIEINDKYALAYWQRACAKAKLGQHDDAVADIKLAIDLTDSLKAEVMNEIYFENLKNNKKFRVLTGKIENN, from the coding sequence ATGACATCTTTACAAACGCTCAAAACTCAAGTGAAAAAATACATTCTAATACTGGTTATTGTAGCTTTAAACACTCTAAGTCCTACACAAGCCGAAAACACAAATAATAAAAATTTGACCTTAGCAGAAACGCCCATTACAAAAGCACTATACAAACCTTTTATAGAGCGATATATATTGGATGACCTTAAACTATTGCGCCAAGAGCAACAACAATTAAGGGTTGATTTTGTTGAAAAAGTCGCAAACGCAAGGCTAGATGTTTCTGACAGGGCACTTAGATACACAGCAGATACCACGACTAATATTTTCTACATCATCACCATTGCTGCTACCTTGTTAGTACTACTAGGATGGCGCTCATTACAAGATGTCAGAGATAATATTAAGACCATCACTTCAAAACAAATATCAGACTTAACAAAAAAATACGAAAAAAGACTAAGTGAAATAGAAGACAAAGCCAGAGTTCGCTCTGAACAAATCATCAGCACGCAACAAGATATTGCCAACACCAACCTGATTCATTCATTATGGGTGCGCTCAGGCATTACCAAAAGCGAACAAGAAAAAATCAATATTTTTGATGAAATTTTAGATCTAACCCCGGATGATATTGAGGCATTAACCTACAAAGCCGATACTTTGCTAGATATCGATGAGGATACTTGGTCGCTATCTCTATCTAACCGCGCTATAGAAATAAACGATAAATATGCATTGGCTTACTGGCAAAGAGCCTGTGCAAAAGCCAAATTAGGGCAACATGATGATGCGGTAGCGGACATAAAATTAGCCATTGATTTAACAGATTCACTGAAAGCAGAAGTTATGAATGAAATTTATTTCGAAAATTTAAAAAATAACAAGAAATTTCGAGTTTTGACTGGGAAAATTGAAAATAATTAG